A genomic stretch from Nitrospira defluvii includes:
- a CDS encoding regulatory protein RecX has translation MPAGPGGRRRAESPPDFLTMAIRYLARADRTAAQIERYVQDKGASQAQGRGVVRELERRGYLDDQAYAARWAEARLLRRPMGRERLKLELLSRGFEGTVAERALHSAYRSISEQELACRALEGRTTSMRPSQWVRFLRQRGFDDDTIQQVTQVDLETGLDEL, from the coding sequence ATGCCGGCTGGACCTGGTGGACGACGACGTGCGGAGTCGCCGCCGGATTTCCTGACCATGGCGATCCGGTACCTTGCCCGTGCCGACCGGACCGCGGCTCAGATCGAGCGGTACGTCCAGGACAAAGGGGCGAGCCAGGCGCAGGGTCGCGGGGTCGTGCGCGAGTTGGAGCGGCGGGGGTATCTCGACGATCAGGCCTATGCCGCTCGTTGGGCGGAAGCCAGGCTGTTGCGACGTCCGATGGGGCGTGAACGACTGAAACTGGAGCTCCTCAGTCGAGGCTTTGAAGGCACGGTGGCGGAGCGGGCCTTGCACAGTGCCTACCGGTCGATTTCCGAACAGGAGTTGGCGTGTCGGGCGCTAGAGGGGCGCACGACGAGCATGCGCCCGTCACAGTGGGTGAGATTTTTACGGCAACGCGGGTTTGATGACGACACCATTCAGCAAGTCACGCAAGTCGACTTGGAGACGGGGTTAGACGAGTTATGA
- a CDS encoding competence/damage-inducible protein A, with protein sequence MNKSNAWTAETVAIGSELLLGGRLDTNSLFIANCLAASGIELRYKTTVGDDLSDMVTVLKAAARRVRVVIITGGLGPTVDDLTREAVAQATGHRLVRRKAALDEMTARLAQWGRTPTTSQFRQARIPSGADILSNPVGTAPGFALVWNGTFFAALPGVPREMEPMLREGVLPRLHAWMPTQKVKPAMPMIRRVLHTSGVPESVVDQKLAGLVPQKSSVQLGIYASPMEVMVSLTGPAGAEGSVVLERLFEEANAKLGDIVYGQEADTMESVVGRLLNEQRMTLAAAESCTGGLIGHRLTQVPGSSSYVDRVVVCYSNRAKIELLGVPPDLIDRHGAVSAEVAAAMARGIRERSGVSVGLSVTGIAGPGGATETKPVGLVHVGLDGGPGQAMTKEFRFHGGDRSVIKQRASQAALDLLRRWLLQNRLA encoded by the coding sequence ATGAACAAGTCGAACGCCTGGACGGCCGAAACCGTCGCCATTGGGTCTGAACTTCTACTCGGTGGGCGCCTGGATACGAATTCCCTCTTCATCGCCAACTGCCTGGCGGCCAGCGGAATCGAACTTCGGTACAAAACGACGGTGGGCGATGATCTCTCGGATATGGTGACGGTGCTCAAGGCGGCGGCCCGGCGTGTGCGGGTGGTGATCATCACGGGCGGATTGGGCCCAACGGTCGACGACCTCACGCGCGAAGCAGTTGCGCAGGCCACCGGGCATCGCTTGGTCCGGCGAAAGGCCGCGCTGGACGAAATGACGGCCCGATTGGCTCAGTGGGGCAGGACTCCCACGACGTCGCAGTTTCGACAGGCGAGGATTCCGTCGGGGGCGGACATCCTGTCAAATCCGGTCGGCACCGCGCCGGGATTCGCTCTGGTGTGGAACGGGACGTTTTTTGCCGCGCTTCCCGGAGTCCCGCGTGAGATGGAGCCGATGCTGCGTGAGGGCGTATTGCCGCGCTTGCACGCGTGGATGCCCACGCAGAAGGTGAAACCCGCGATGCCGATGATTCGGCGGGTGCTGCATACGTCGGGCGTGCCGGAATCGGTTGTGGATCAGAAGCTGGCAGGGTTGGTGCCGCAAAAAAGTTCCGTCCAACTGGGGATCTATGCGTCTCCTATGGAGGTGATGGTCTCACTGACAGGACCAGCCGGGGCAGAAGGCTCCGTAGTTCTTGAGCGATTGTTTGAAGAAGCCAACGCGAAGCTCGGCGATATTGTGTATGGCCAGGAAGCGGACACGATGGAATCGGTGGTCGGCCGCCTGTTGAATGAGCAGCGGATGACGCTGGCTGCGGCTGAGTCCTGTACGGGGGGACTGATCGGCCATCGGTTGACGCAAGTGCCCGGCTCTTCCTCCTACGTGGATCGAGTCGTGGTCTGTTATAGCAACCGGGCAAAGATCGAGTTGTTGGGGGTACCTCCGGATCTGATTGATCGACATGGAGCAGTGAGTGCGGAGGTGGCGGCAGCCATGGCACGAGGTATCCGTGAGCGAAGCGGCGTGTCCGTCGGGTTGAGTGTGACCGGCATTGCTGGGCCGGGAGGGGCGACAGAGACGAAACCGGTGGGGTTGGTCCATGTGGGGCTCGACGGCGGCCCGGGCCAGGCGATGACGAAGGAGTTTCGGTTCCACGGCGGAGACCGTTCCGTCATCAAGCAGCGCGCGTCGCAGGCCGCACTGGATCTGCTGCGGCGGTGGTTGCTGCAGAACAGGCTCGCATGA
- the thpR gene encoding RNA 2',3'-cyclic phosphodiesterase — protein sequence MIRAFLAIDIPPELRAALSAVQQDLKRRFERTVDRRARISWVQPTSMHLTVKFLGDTPEDLIESLQVPLAQAVAGHRMIEVPFSRLGTFPRPQQPRVLWAGPPESWEQGNEGERLQALSRTVEDVCRAAGLAAEVRPFSPHLTLARIKEGERQVGQVLVESGMLNQSLTCGLLEIKAVVMMKSQLRPTGSVYTQLWECPLNPIA from the coding sequence ATGATCCGGGCATTTCTCGCGATCGACATCCCTCCTGAACTCCGCGCGGCCTTGTCGGCGGTCCAGCAGGACCTCAAGCGACGGTTCGAGCGAACGGTCGATCGTCGGGCACGAATCAGTTGGGTGCAACCCACCTCCATGCATCTGACGGTGAAGTTTCTCGGTGATACGCCGGAGGATCTGATCGAGTCGCTGCAGGTGCCGCTTGCGCAGGCGGTGGCCGGTCATCGCATGATCGAGGTGCCCTTCTCGCGATTGGGAACGTTTCCCCGACCGCAGCAACCGAGGGTCCTCTGGGCAGGCCCGCCTGAAAGTTGGGAGCAGGGGAACGAGGGAGAACGATTGCAAGCCTTGTCTCGGACGGTGGAGGACGTGTGCCGGGCCGCAGGGCTGGCGGCGGAAGTACGGCCATTCAGTCCGCATCTGACACTGGCACGCATCAAAGAAGGGGAACGGCAGGTCGGGCAGGTCTTGGTGGAGAGTGGGATGCTGAATCAGTCCCTGACCTGTGGCCTGTTGGAGATCAAGGCGGTGGTCATGATGAAAAGCCAACTACGGCCCACAGGGTCGGTCTATACGCAACTGTGGGAATGCCCTTTGAACCCAATTGCTTGA
- a CDS encoding response regulator: MRTATTVRILVVDDHPSFRRGVKDILEEGFEGASMAECGNAQEMLDQVREQPYDLVVMDISMPGRSGPEVLKELKQLAPTLPVLILSMHPEDQYAIRMFKAGAAGYLTKASAPEELVHAAKKVMAGGQYVSASVGEALALTVRTGVDKLPHERLSDREYEVLCLIASGQTVSDIAESIHLSVTTISTYRARILDKMSLKNNAELTRYALQHGLVV; the protein is encoded by the coding sequence ATGCGAACAGCAACCACCGTACGAATTCTGGTCGTCGACGATCATCCGTCGTTCCGGCGCGGGGTGAAGGACATCCTTGAGGAAGGGTTTGAGGGGGCCAGCATGGCCGAGTGTGGGAATGCCCAGGAGATGTTGGATCAGGTGCGCGAGCAGCCGTATGACCTCGTCGTCATGGACATCAGCATGCCGGGGCGGTCTGGCCCTGAAGTGTTGAAGGAACTTAAGCAGTTGGCGCCGACCCTGCCGGTTCTCATTCTGAGCATGCATCCCGAGGATCAATATGCCATCCGGATGTTCAAAGCGGGTGCTGCCGGGTACCTCACCAAAGCAAGTGCTCCGGAGGAATTGGTGCATGCGGCGAAAAAGGTGATGGCGGGAGGGCAATATGTCAGTGCCTCGGTGGGAGAAGCCCTGGCGTTGACGGTGAGAACGGGCGTGGACAAGTTGCCTCACGAGCGTCTCTCTGATCGTGAGTATGAGGTGTTGTGCTTGATCGCATCCGGGCAGACCGTCAGTGACATCGCCGAAAGTATTCATCTCAGCGTGACGACAATCAGCACCTATCGCGCAAGGATCTTGGATAAGATGAGCCTCAAGAACAATGCCGAACTGACCCGATACGCGTTGCAGCATGGACTCGTCGTCTAA
- a CDS encoding sigma-54-dependent transcriptional regulator, whose product MAKPIVCVVEQDELIASALRALLEDECDVCLFGWNAHTVNQIHERAPMVILLDLDLASSSTGEEGIAALQDLRQAGHTGKIIAYTAITERRLAVQAIQHGACEILTKPLDLTLLKQLVHRVARIADLEQEAREATVGAGQEEFSGMLGTSPSIHRIYEAIRKVSTNDAPILITDESGTGKELTARAIHERGLRRQGPFIPINCGAIPESLLESELFGYERGAFTGAVGQRKGKVEFAQGGTLFLDEVGELPHTLQVKLLRFLQDHTFERVGGHQPIEMNVRIIAATNVNLKEAIEKGTFREDLYYRLGVVHINLPPLRERGQDVSLIAMAFLRHAASRYNKRVYGFTREAQEALQAYSWPGNVRELSNRVGRAVVMAEGTHVTPADLDVPRQAMRRDDSSISLKVNQQRIETDLILKAFTLSQGNLSRAAQELGISRSTLYRRLRQYGMERSLEARRFPGVAPRASMTEH is encoded by the coding sequence GTGGCGAAACCTATCGTATGTGTGGTGGAACAAGATGAGTTAATCGCCTCTGCCTTGCGTGCGCTGCTTGAGGATGAATGCGATGTGTGCCTGTTCGGGTGGAATGCGCATACGGTCAACCAGATTCACGAGCGGGCACCGATGGTCATTCTGCTGGATCTTGATCTTGCATCGAGTTCAACGGGCGAGGAAGGCATCGCAGCTCTTCAAGACCTGCGCCAGGCCGGCCATACGGGGAAAATCATCGCGTATACGGCGATCACCGAAAGACGTCTCGCGGTACAAGCCATTCAGCACGGCGCGTGCGAGATCCTGACCAAGCCGCTGGACTTGACCCTGCTGAAGCAGCTGGTTCACCGTGTCGCCAGAATTGCTGATTTGGAACAGGAAGCGCGGGAAGCGACCGTTGGTGCTGGGCAGGAAGAATTCAGCGGTATGCTCGGGACCAGCCCCAGTATCCATCGTATCTATGAGGCGATTCGGAAAGTCTCGACGAACGATGCGCCGATTCTGATCACCGACGAAAGCGGGACCGGGAAGGAACTGACTGCGCGCGCGATCCATGAGCGGGGGCTTCGTCGGCAGGGACCGTTTATCCCAATCAATTGCGGGGCGATCCCCGAAAGTCTTCTCGAGTCGGAACTGTTCGGGTACGAGCGAGGCGCGTTTACCGGCGCGGTCGGGCAGAGGAAGGGCAAGGTGGAGTTTGCGCAAGGCGGGACGCTGTTTCTGGACGAGGTCGGGGAATTGCCTCACACGCTGCAAGTGAAGTTGCTGCGCTTTCTGCAGGATCATACCTTTGAGCGGGTCGGCGGCCATCAGCCGATTGAGATGAATGTCCGCATCATTGCGGCGACGAATGTGAACCTCAAAGAAGCGATCGAGAAGGGAACGTTCCGCGAGGATCTCTATTATCGGCTCGGGGTCGTGCACATTAATCTTCCACCGCTACGAGAGCGTGGTCAGGATGTCTCACTCATTGCCATGGCGTTTCTGCGCCACGCGGCGTCACGCTACAACAAACGTGTGTACGGCTTCACCCGAGAAGCGCAGGAGGCGCTGCAAGCCTACTCGTGGCCGGGCAATGTGCGCGAGTTGTCCAATCGTGTCGGCCGCGCCGTGGTGATGGCGGAGGGGACACATGTCACGCCGGCGGACCTGGACGTTCCGCGGCAGGCGATGCGCCGGGATGACAGCTCGATCTCACTGAAGGTCAACCAACAACGGATCGAGACGGATCTGATCTTGAAGGCATTTACGCTGTCGCAGGGGAACTTGAGTCGAGCGGCTCAGGAGCTGGGGATCAGTCGCTCGACGCTCTATCGACGCTTGCGCCAATATGGAATGGAACGAAGCCTCGAAGCACGTCGATTTCCCGGTGTGGCGCCGCGAGCGTCGATGACGGAGCATTGA
- a CDS encoding YcbK family protein, with amino-acid sequence MPVQAPALWTRRSLFRTVTAGAALVVAKLVLPSAAWASRLPDGQVRLYNLHTDEHLSIRYRNEIGDYDQDALNELNYFLRCHHTNESRTMDVQLIEFVNLVQKRIGGRRDIHIVSGYRSPEYNEQLIKMGTRAARHSYHVSGQAVDVQIPGVPLRTLREVALRLGCGGVGYYPRGKFVHLDSGPFRHW; translated from the coding sequence ATGCCCGTGCAAGCCCCGGCCCTCTGGACGAGACGGAGTCTGTTCCGCACTGTGACCGCCGGTGCGGCCTTGGTGGTGGCCAAGCTGGTGTTGCCTTCAGCGGCCTGGGCATCGCGACTCCCGGACGGGCAGGTGCGTTTGTATAATCTGCACACGGATGAGCACCTGTCGATCAGGTACCGGAATGAGATCGGCGACTATGATCAAGATGCGCTCAATGAGCTCAATTATTTCCTGCGCTGTCACCATACGAATGAGTCGAGGACGATGGATGTCCAACTCATCGAGTTCGTGAATCTCGTACAGAAGCGGATCGGGGGGCGACGCGATATCCATATTGTTTCCGGTTATCGCTCACCCGAGTACAACGAACAACTCATTAAAATGGGCACTCGTGCGGCGCGCCACAGCTATCACGTGTCCGGCCAGGCTGTGGATGTGCAAATCCCCGGTGTGCCGTTGCGGACTCTTCGGGAGGTCGCGCTACGGCTCGGTTGTGGCGGTGTCGGCTATTATCCACGCGGCAAGTTCGTGCATCTTGACTCAGGCCCCTTCCGTCATTGGTAA
- the alaS gene encoding alanine--tRNA ligase, translating to MSHSVNDLRRAFIRYFEQQGHRAVPSASLIPQADPTLLFTNAGMNQFKRVFLGEETRAYQRAVTVQKCLRAGGKHNDLENVGYTRRHHTFFEMLGNFSFGDYFKEEAIRFGWEFLTSVVGLSKDRMWITIFREDDEADRLWRKIGVSPSRIVRCGEKDNFWQMADTGPCGPCSELHFDQGPSVPGDDTPNGEGDRVIEIWNLVFMQFNRDSAGTLNPLPKPSIDTGMGLERLTAVAQGRLSNYDSDMFAPLLAAIGRRAGAEYGAMEQADRSMRVIADHLRAITFLMADGVLPSNEGRGYVLRRILRRAARHGRLLGITEPFLHELTATVVDHMGEAYHELRPAAGTVAEATRGEEERFIATLDQGLPILNDMLSKVKTSGQQVLQGTEIFKLYDTYGFPMDLIAEACREQGVTLDETGFEAAIEEQRTRARKTGGFESETARPALSEVAARIGTTSFVGYERLDSEGVVQALLQGDRLIKEAREGDEIEIVLDVTPFYAEGGGQAGDQGVLSGTDGRVEIRETTRPVPTLIVHKGVVTSGSIREGERLQLSVNPRTRQAAARNHTATHLVHAALRDLLGPHVKQYGSLVAPNRLRFDFAHFRPLSSRDIDEIESVVNEQVRQDQPVQTDVMGVQDAVAGGALAFFGDKYGDRVRVVQIDTFSKELCGGTHCRRTGEIGLFRIVSESGVAAGVRRIECLTGSGALDSLKRLEADVRELSDLLKVAPNEVVARTRKLSEQLKDKERELADVKLKMASTSSGDAQAREIKGVQVHAQRTDGLDVNGMRALADQLRDKLRSGVVALGAANDGKVSLLVVVTKDLVGRLKAGELIKEMAIEVGGTGGGRPEMAQAGGKNPEGLGPALEKVFGLVQKALEG from the coding sequence ATGAGTCACAGTGTAAACGATCTGCGGCGAGCCTTCATCCGGTACTTTGAACAGCAGGGCCATCGGGCGGTGCCGAGCGCGTCCTTGATCCCCCAGGCCGATCCGACATTACTGTTCACGAACGCCGGAATGAATCAATTCAAGCGAGTGTTTCTGGGTGAAGAGACGCGCGCCTATCAGCGAGCCGTGACCGTGCAGAAGTGCCTGCGTGCCGGCGGGAAGCATAATGATCTCGAAAACGTCGGTTACACCAGACGTCATCATACGTTCTTTGAAATGCTCGGCAACTTTTCCTTCGGCGATTACTTCAAGGAAGAGGCCATCAGGTTCGGGTGGGAATTCCTGACGTCGGTCGTCGGACTGTCGAAAGACCGGATGTGGATCACGATCTTTCGCGAAGACGACGAAGCCGATCGGTTGTGGCGAAAGATCGGTGTATCGCCGAGCCGTATCGTGCGTTGTGGTGAGAAGGATAATTTCTGGCAGATGGCCGACACGGGCCCCTGTGGGCCTTGCTCGGAATTGCACTTCGACCAGGGACCGTCGGTGCCGGGCGATGACACGCCGAACGGTGAAGGCGACCGGGTCATTGAGATCTGGAACCTGGTGTTCATGCAATTCAACCGCGATAGCGCGGGGACGCTGAATCCACTCCCGAAGCCGAGTATCGATACCGGTATGGGGCTGGAACGCCTGACGGCGGTGGCGCAGGGACGGCTCAGCAATTACGACAGTGATATGTTCGCGCCGTTGTTGGCGGCGATCGGACGGCGGGCCGGTGCTGAGTACGGTGCGATGGAACAGGCGGATCGTTCCATGCGGGTTATTGCCGACCACCTTCGGGCGATTACCTTTTTGATGGCGGACGGCGTGTTACCGTCGAATGAAGGGCGGGGGTACGTGCTGCGTCGAATCCTCCGGCGCGCAGCCCGTCACGGCCGGTTGCTCGGCATCACCGAACCGTTCCTGCATGAGCTGACGGCGACGGTCGTGGACCACATGGGTGAGGCCTATCACGAGCTGCGGCCTGCGGCCGGTACGGTGGCCGAAGCGACGCGCGGCGAAGAAGAGCGGTTTATCGCCACACTCGATCAAGGGTTGCCGATCCTGAACGACATGCTCTCGAAGGTGAAGACGTCGGGGCAACAGGTGCTGCAAGGGACGGAGATTTTCAAACTCTATGACACGTACGGGTTTCCGATGGACCTCATCGCAGAAGCCTGCCGTGAGCAAGGGGTGACCCTCGACGAAACCGGATTTGAAGCGGCCATCGAAGAGCAGCGGACACGCGCTAGAAAGACCGGGGGCTTCGAGAGTGAGACGGCGAGACCGGCCCTCAGCGAGGTGGCCGCGCGTATCGGAACCACCTCGTTCGTCGGTTATGAGCGGTTGGATTCCGAGGGCGTGGTGCAGGCACTCCTCCAGGGTGATCGCCTCATCAAGGAAGCCCGGGAGGGCGACGAAATCGAAATCGTGCTCGACGTCACGCCTTTTTATGCGGAAGGCGGCGGGCAGGCCGGCGACCAAGGTGTGTTAAGCGGCACCGACGGTCGAGTGGAGATCCGTGAGACCACCAGGCCGGTGCCGACGTTGATCGTCCATAAGGGCGTGGTGACATCCGGGTCTATTCGTGAAGGCGAACGGCTTCAGCTTTCGGTGAATCCTCGCACCAGGCAGGCTGCGGCGCGTAACCATACGGCCACCCATTTGGTGCATGCCGCGCTACGTGATCTGCTCGGCCCGCATGTCAAACAGTATGGTTCACTGGTGGCGCCGAATCGTCTGCGCTTCGATTTTGCCCATTTCCGTCCTCTGTCCTCCCGAGATATCGACGAGATCGAATCGGTCGTCAATGAACAAGTCCGTCAGGATCAGCCGGTACAGACGGATGTGATGGGTGTGCAGGATGCCGTAGCAGGCGGGGCACTGGCGTTTTTTGGCGATAAGTATGGCGACCGGGTGCGAGTCGTCCAGATCGACACCTTCAGCAAGGAATTGTGCGGGGGCACCCATTGCCGGCGCACGGGCGAAATCGGTCTATTCCGGATCGTGTCCGAATCGGGAGTGGCAGCGGGTGTCCGCCGGATCGAGTGTTTGACGGGAAGTGGCGCGTTGGATTCCCTCAAACGCCTGGAAGCGGATGTGCGCGAGCTGTCCGATCTGCTCAAGGTCGCACCGAATGAAGTCGTCGCGCGTACCAGGAAGTTGAGCGAGCAGTTAAAAGACAAGGAGCGGGAACTGGCGGATGTGAAGCTCAAGATGGCGAGCACGTCGTCCGGTGACGCGCAGGCACGAGAGATTAAGGGTGTACAAGTCCACGCACAACGTACGGACGGCCTCGATGTGAACGGCATGCGAGCGCTCGCCGATCAATTGCGCGACAAACTCCGGAGCGGCGTCGTGGCTCTCGGCGCGGCCAACGACGGCAAGGTGTCGTTGCTGGTGGTGGTGACCAAGGATCTGGTGGGCCGTCTCAAGGCCGGTGAATTGATCAAGGAGATGGCGATCGAGGTCGGCGGAACCGGAGGCGGTCGTCCCGAGATGGCGCAGGCGGGCGGAAAGAATCCTGAGGGGCTCGGTCCGGCGCTCGAAAAAGTTTTTGGGTTGGTCCAAAAGGCCTTGGAAGGGTAA
- a CDS encoding OB-fold nucleic acid binding domain-containing protein, whose amino-acid sequence MHTSHRTKTFRSRGGMLRLLTWTIACILMTMPVGPLSAAALVEVTELLAHPDHYDHQVVTVSGRVTSFQLATNRDGQPAFGFLLQDTAGTVKVVGLGKADVREGDYVVVEGVFSRLRQAGRAIVYNEIKATSVQSMTKMNPDLVG is encoded by the coding sequence ATGCATACTTCTCATCGCACAAAGACGTTCCGGTCACGAGGAGGCATGCTGCGGCTCCTGACCTGGACGATTGCCTGCATACTCATGACCATGCCGGTCGGCCCCCTCTCTGCTGCCGCACTGGTCGAGGTCACGGAACTCCTCGCTCATCCCGACCATTATGATCATCAGGTAGTCACTGTCAGCGGGCGCGTAACAAGTTTTCAGCTTGCAACCAATCGCGATGGGCAACCGGCATTCGGCTTCCTTCTGCAGGACACGGCAGGCACGGTAAAAGTTGTCGGACTTGGCAAAGCGGATGTACGGGAAGGCGACTATGTGGTCGTCGAAGGGGTGTTCAGTCGCTTGCGCCAGGCAGGCCGTGCCATCGTCTACAATGAAATCAAGGCCACATCGGTCCAGTCGATGACGAAGATGAATCCGGATTTGGTCGGCTGA
- a CDS encoding chlorite dismutase family protein codes for MSSPEQAARRQYVNFTFYKVDPAWRRLPEDERTRGKQEFLRAVEEYQGKVLVIAYTTVGIRGDCDLMLWRISYELELFQEMSTKILASGLGKYLLNPYSYLAITKRSIYVDNHTHENQESKRLTVVPGKAKYIFVYPFVKTREWFLLTKAARQGMMDEHIEVGHRFPSVKLNTTYSFGLDDQEWVVAFESDKPEDFLDLVMALRETEGSRYTLRDTPIFTCIRKSLKETLDTLGG; via the coding sequence ATGTCCAGCCCCGAACAAGCGGCCCGCCGCCAGTACGTCAATTTCACATTCTACAAGGTTGATCCGGCGTGGCGTCGCCTTCCCGAAGATGAGCGCACACGTGGCAAGCAGGAGTTTCTCCGTGCCGTGGAGGAATACCAGGGCAAAGTGCTCGTCATTGCGTATACGACCGTCGGTATTCGCGGCGACTGCGACCTGATGCTCTGGCGCATCAGCTACGAACTTGAGCTGTTCCAGGAAATGAGCACCAAGATCCTGGCCTCCGGATTGGGCAAGTATCTCCTGAACCCCTATTCGTACCTCGCGATCACCAAACGCTCCATTTACGTCGACAACCACACCCACGAGAACCAGGAAAGCAAACGGCTGACCGTGGTCCCCGGCAAAGCGAAATACATCTTCGTGTATCCGTTCGTCAAAACACGCGAGTGGTTCTTGCTCACCAAGGCCGCACGGCAGGGCATGATGGACGAACACATTGAAGTCGGCCATCGCTTCCCTTCGGTCAAACTGAATACGACCTACTCCTTCGGTCTCGATGATCAAGAATGGGTCGTGGCCTTTGAAAGCGACAAGCCGGAAGACTTCCTCGACCTCGTCATGGCGCTGCGGGAAACCGAAGGCAGCCGCTATACCTTGAGGGATACTCCGATCTTCACCTGCATCCGCAAGAGCCTGAAAGAAACACTCGACACCTTAGGTGGCTAA
- the recA gene encoding recombinase RecA: protein MTEKDEKKRALDLALAQIEKQYGKGAVMKLGTEDRPADVPAISSGSLGLDIALGVGGFPRGRVIEIFGPESSGKTTLTLHAIAEAQKAGGVAAFIDAEHALDLTYAKKLGVQTDDLLVSQPDTGEQALEIAETLVRSGAIDVIVVDSVAALVPRAEIEGEMGDAHMGLQARLMSQALRKLTAAIAKSQTTLIFINQIRMKIGVMFGNPETTTGGNALKFYSSVRLDIRRIESIKDGQDVTGSRVRVKVVKNKMAPPFRQAEFDIMFAEGISKSGEIVDMGVEKRVVEKAGAWYSYKGERLGQGREAVRDFLKTNPAIAKEIEGKVRELAGLPARGADKKVEAKEAKDEKPERKVESRQDEKRGHSARATT from the coding sequence ATGACTGAAAAAGACGAGAAAAAGCGCGCGTTGGACTTGGCCCTGGCTCAGATTGAAAAGCAATACGGCAAGGGCGCGGTCATGAAGTTGGGGACCGAGGATCGACCGGCTGACGTGCCGGCGATTTCAAGCGGTTCCTTGGGATTGGATATTGCCCTCGGCGTGGGCGGATTCCCCCGTGGACGGGTCATCGAGATTTTTGGTCCGGAGTCGTCCGGCAAAACCACCCTGACGCTGCATGCAATCGCCGAGGCTCAGAAGGCGGGGGGCGTGGCCGCGTTCATCGATGCCGAACATGCGCTGGATTTGACCTATGCCAAGAAGTTGGGCGTGCAGACCGACGACTTGCTCGTGTCCCAGCCGGACACCGGCGAGCAGGCGCTCGAAATTGCCGAGACCCTCGTGCGCAGCGGCGCGATCGACGTGATCGTCGTCGACTCCGTGGCGGCGTTGGTGCCGCGGGCTGAGATTGAAGGCGAAATGGGTGATGCCCATATGGGCTTGCAGGCGCGGTTGATGTCGCAGGCCTTGCGCAAACTGACGGCGGCAATCGCCAAATCGCAGACGACCTTGATCTTCATCAACCAGATCCGCATGAAAATCGGCGTGATGTTCGGCAATCCGGAAACCACGACCGGCGGCAACGCGTTGAAGTTCTATTCGTCCGTGCGCCTGGATATTCGTCGAATCGAGTCGATCAAGGATGGTCAGGATGTCACCGGAAGCCGTGTCCGGGTGAAGGTGGTCAAGAATAAGATGGCCCCGCCGTTCCGGCAGGCGGAATTCGACATCATGTTTGCCGAAGGCATTTCCAAGTCGGGCGAGATCGTCGATATGGGTGTGGAGAAGCGTGTGGTGGAGAAGGCCGGTGCCTGGTACTCCTATAAAGGGGAACGATTGGGCCAGGGGCGGGAAGCCGTGCGCGATTTTCTCAAGACCAACCCGGCCATCGCCAAGGAGATTGAAGGAAAGGTGCGCGAACTTGCCGGGTTGCCTGCGCGTGGGGCCGACAAGAAAGTCGAGGCCAAAGAGGCCAAAGACGAGAAACCCGAGCGCAAGGTGGAGAGTCGGCAGGACGAGAAGCGCGGCCACAGTGCGAGAGCGACGACGTAG